TAATACCGCAGTTTTCTGCAGCTCTCTTGGATTCGATCCAACATCGAGAAATGGACTCCGATTCGTGGCATACTCGTCTCTCCACTTCCTCGAAGCGCTATCAGTCTCGCTCGGGTTTGCCCCTCATATCTGTTTGTTTACCGAGAAAGTGGAGGAAACTTTTTGGttgagttttaactttttttcccttttgggtTTGTGATGATGGTGCAGATCTGTTCTTTGGAGGAGGTCATGATGAAATTGACGTGGAAGAGGACTCGAGGGCCGAGTTTCTCTGCCCGTTTTGCGCTGAGGATTACGATGTCGTCGGGCTTTGTTGCCACATCGATGAGGAGCATCCTCGGGAAGCCAAGAATGGGGTAcccttatattattattattttggttatAATTCTCTAATAAAGGTTTACTTAAACGCACACGCGCAATAAATGTGTAAAATTTACTTAATTAGTGAATAAATCTTGCAAATCTTAGTGAAGGGTGTGCGAAAACGTTCTTTTCAATTTGCTTGTAAAATCGCTAAGTTCTGAAATATAGAATTAGTAGACAATGTACATTTGGGCCGCCTTTAATAAAAGGTTTGCTTGCTTGTTGAATTTAACAAtatgaagtaaaaaaattaaattttcctTCACTGACAATGTGGGTTTTGGTCCTGCACTAACGGGCAAGGGGTTTCGAGTATcccttttttattgaaatttgtatTCGTAAATGGTATAAATGATGATTACCTTGACGATTTATTGCTTTCGGATGATTTACATGTCTGCTCATAATGCTATTGGCCATATTTCCAGGTATGTCCAATTTGTGCGAAGAGGGTGGGAATGGATATTGTTGGCCATGCTACAACGCAACACGGGAGTTTTCTAAAGATATCCTTTACAGCTTGTTGACCCTTGAAATGCTTTAATTCTGGATTGCGTTTTTAAGTTTTGGTTCTGTTCTAGTACCTGTTCACTGTGTTTTCAAGGTCTGGTTTCTTAATGTTTGATTTTTCTATAAGTTAAACTTGATTAATGATCAAATAAGTTTTTGCCTGACTAGATAGAGCGTATACAAGAAGAGCACCtagcaagaaaatgagaagagtAAACAAGTTCTgaaaactagaaatagaaaaaagaatctGATTCCATCAACTTTTTTCTTACTGCTTCATGTTATGTCTCTGTAGTCTAAATGATGACTGCTGAACAAGGAATCCAGTTTAGGTGACATGGTTTGATTCCTTGTTTCTCGTAAGATTATTTTGACCGCATCGCTTGACCATAATTTTCTAAAGACGGGAGATTAGTTTATAACTCCTTCAATATGATgctccatatgataaggataatggtaggtagtgtatgagatcccacattgcttgataagaagaagttcttgctttttataaggtttcaatggggctccaattgtatcattgactagtctttttggagtatagaccatgtggttaGGGCTTATCATtagggcattacaaatggtattagggCCTATCttaaccagaaatgtgggacttgagctgtGCCACCTACACCGGATTGGCCAGACGAGGATATTGGGAATTTAAGGGTGGTAGATTTTGATACCCCATATTAtaaagataagggtaggtggtgtataagATCCtgcattgcttgggaatgagaagttattcTCTTTATAAgcttccaatggggctccaattgtattattgactagtccttttggagtatatgcCATGTGGTTAGGGCTTTCtattggggtgttacattcaACCTTTTCATCTTAACTTTCATTAGACCTTGCTTTTAACATTAAAACAGTATATCACTGTATTGTCCACCCACCCAGCCGTGGGACTCTAAGGGTCAGACATTTAACATCTCTTTGATTCCAGTGTTTCCAGAGTGGAACCAAAGATGAGTTGACTGATGGaacttctctgttttttttaccaattttattcaataatctGTCAACATGATTGCTCACtgttcacaaaccatcttaagCACCTTCTgtttttacaaatcattttcttgtTCGAGTTCCCTATTTAAGTAAAAAAGGCAGTTTCTTTCGTGGATCATTGTTTCCATAGTTTTATTTAAGTGAATCTCTTCTGTTTAAGCTCTAGGACTTTTCTCTCATGTCTCTGATTGCTTTGCCACACTTTTTAGTAACACAATGAAGAGTTCATGTGGTTCCTTAACTTCAGATCACGTGCAGCGCAAGAGGAGATTCAGAAAAGGTGGTTCTAATTCgacattttcacaattgagGAAAGAGTTAAGAGAAGGAAATTTACAAATCCCTTTTGGAGGAGGATCCTCTTGCATTGTTTCCTCAAATACAGAACCAGATCCTTTGTTGTTATCATTT
Above is a genomic segment from Juglans microcarpa x Juglans regia isolate MS1-56 chromosome 1D, Jm3101_v1.0, whole genome shotgun sequence containing:
- the LOC121234790 gene encoding protein DEHYDRATION-INDUCED 19 homolog 4; the protein is MDSDSWHTRLSTSSKRYQSRSDLFFGGGHDEIDVEEDSRAEFLCPFCAEDYDVVGLCCHIDEEHPREAKNGVCPICAKRVGMDIVGHATTQHGSFLKVQRKRRFRKGGSNSTFSQLRKELREGNLQIPFGGGSSCIVSSNTEPDPLLLSFMYNARVVDESVDVQSCSLVETSSVHKSSKEDFLERTPRHTMLSDEDQEEKTRKCEFVQGLLMSTILDDNM